A section of the Sphingomonas ginsenosidivorax genome encodes:
- a CDS encoding RrF2 family transcriptional regulator translates to MLTQRSRYALRAMIFLGGAPAGSPPIPMTRIAAEANVPRKFLELILADLREAGFLHSHRGKMGGYCLSRPRHLISLGEIIRVIEGPLALVPCVSRTAYRACGDCKSEADCAIRHAMMRVRDETARILDGTSLADANADELVAA, encoded by the coding sequence ATGTTGACGCAGCGATCCCGTTACGCGCTTCGCGCGATGATCTTCCTGGGCGGTGCGCCGGCTGGAAGCCCCCCGATCCCGATGACGCGGATCGCCGCCGAAGCGAACGTGCCGCGCAAGTTCCTCGAACTGATCCTGGCCGACCTGCGCGAGGCCGGGTTCCTCCACAGCCACCGCGGCAAGATGGGCGGATACTGCCTGTCGCGGCCGCGCCACCTGATCTCGCTCGGCGAGATCATCCGCGTGATCGAGGGGCCGCTGGCGCTGGTGCCGTGCGTCAGCCGGACCGCCTATCGCGCCTGTGGCGACTGCAAGAGCGAAGCCGATTGCGCGATCCGCCACGCGATGATGCGCGTCCGCGACGAGACCGCGCGGATCCTGGACGGGACCAGCCTGGCGGACGCCAACGCCGACGAGCTGGTCGCGGCGTAG